In the Mytilus trossulus isolate FHL-02 chromosome 1, PNRI_Mtr1.1.1.hap1, whole genome shotgun sequence genome, one interval contains:
- the LOC134690507 gene encoding uncharacterized protein LOC134690507 — protein sequence MWKRKNFKCKKIWTGNDYALRQTYLQRPPSEQTVKHLTLERQKASNKPTFGKIAEEDEITEDPEINESKTKENITENYDDLDGLKNQKTKSVACIECVKPIRVFKRTEINIGDHIKFHGRIYDHHAIVVHVKHCEEKENKVVVKLVNATNTIVGAIYGTVRPGASVAKILHETKKIDLDKMKVMVYKYSNTITHSLPEEIINRAVTAKSDPEYHYSLLNNNCEHFTTWCVTGEKLSLQVRKIRMVVQLFARQRFQGIGDEVLRNKVEYERGMLCKPCFDRNQKLLSVAKEPIKSKDDIGIGDIITYRYYRCLHSAVVLEIESHVRSLQCKIAHYAFRGLHRHRKIREDTLIIPFDGSVKVTDFSNTDYNVYAPEEVVDRARSRFGEKRYEYFANDSSHFARWCKLKLYRNLD from the exons ATGTG gaaAAGGaaaaacttcaaatgcaaaaagATATGGACTGGTAATGATTACGCTCTCAGACAGACATACCTACAAAGACCTCCGTCTGAACAAACCGTAAAACATTTAACACTGGAACGACAAAAAGCATCAAACAAGCCTACTTTTGGGAAGATAGCTGAAGAAGACGAAATTACAGAAGATCCAGAAATTAACGaatctaaaacaaaagaaaacattacAGAAAACTACGATGATCTTGATGGtcttaaaaatcaaaagacaaaatctgTTGCATGCATTGAATGTGTAAAACCCATACGAGTTTTCAAAAGAACAGAAATAAATATAGGGGATCATATCAAATTCCATGGGCGAATATATGACCACCATGCAATTGTGGTCCATGTAAAACATtgtgaagaaaaagaaaataaagtagTCGTGAAATTGGTGAATGCAACAAACACGATAGTTGGTGCAATATATGGTACCGTTCGGCCAGGTGCTAGCGTAGCAAAAATACTACACGAAacgaaaaaaatagatttagaTAAGATGAAAGtgatggtttataaatattCGAATACAATTACACATTCCTTGCCCGAAGAGATCATCAATAGAGCAGTGACGGCGAAATCTGACCCTGAATACCATTACAGCTTGCTAAATAATAACTGCGAGCATTTCACAACATGGTGTGTTACAGGAGAGAAACTTAGCTTACAAGTTCGAAAAATAAGAATGGTAGTGCAACTTTTTGCAAGGCAACGATTTCAAGGTATCGGCGACGAAGTTCTTCGAAATAAAGTTGAATATGAAAGGGGAATGCTCTGTAAACCGTGTTTCGATAGAAATCAAAAATTGTTAAGTGTTGCAAAAGAACCAATTAAATCAAAAGATGACATTGGGATCGGTGATATTATAACATACAGATATTACAGATGTTTGCATTCTGCTGTCGTGCTTGAAATTGAATCACACGTCAGGTCTCTACAGTGCAAAATAGCTCATTATGCATTTCGTGGTTTACATAGGCATAGAAAAATTCGGGAGGATACATTAATAATTCCGTTTGATGGAAGTGTAAAAGTGACGGATTTTTCCAACACCGATTATAATGTATACGCTCCAGAGGAGGTCGTGGATAGGGCCCGAAGTAGGTTTGGCGAAAAACGTTATGAATATTTCGCAAATGATTCAAGTCATTTTGCTCGATGGTGTAAACTTAAACTGTACAGAAATCTAGATTGA